Proteins from a single region of Chryseobacterium sp. W4I1:
- a CDS encoding glycoside hydrolase family 3 C-terminal domain-containing protein — MFKKTAIVSLFTLIAASYMAQTHTQPVYLDESKPVEQRIQDALSRMTVEEKVAMLHAQSKFSSPGVPRLGIPEFWTTDGPHGVRPEVMWDEWDQAGWTNDSIIAYPALTALSATWNKKMSWNYGKALGEEARYRKKDILLGPGVNIYRTPLNGRNFEYMGEDPYLTSKMVVPYIKGVQSNGVATSVKHFALNNQEMFRHTSNVNIDDRTLYEIYLPPFKAAVTEGDSWTIMGAYDMYKNQYASQNQYLLNDILKKEWGYKGVVVSDWGAVNNTEQAIHNGLDLEFGSWTNGLSKGTKNAYDNYYLAKPYLDLIKEGKVGTQELDDKVTRLLRLAYKTTMNRNKPFGNVASEEHKAVAKEIGEEGIVLLKNQGNVLPIDINKAKKIAVIGENAIKIMTVGGGSSSLKVKYETLPLDGIKSRFGKQADVQYARGYVGDIGGEYNGVKSGQNLKDDRSAAELLNEAVTLAKNSDYVIFVGGLNKADFQDSEGNDRKSYGLPYNQDNVISALAKANKNLAVVLVSGNAVAMPWIKEVPTVLQSWYLGSEAGNSIASVLAGDANPSGKLPFTFPVKLEDNAAHQLGEYPGQKDELAAGKGKDQKNPINITYNEGVFVGYRWHDTKKIKPLFSFGHGLSYTTFEFGKASADKTVMSQDDKITFTVTVKNTGKKAGAEVAQLYISDIKASVPRPAKELKGFEKVYLNPGEQKEVTFTLDKTALSYFDADKHDWVAEPGDFEALIGNSSDAIKTKVKFTLK; from the coding sequence ATGTTCAAGAAAACCGCCATCGTAAGTTTATTCACTCTTATTGCTGCTTCATATATGGCTCAGACGCATACTCAACCCGTTTATTTAGATGAATCAAAACCTGTGGAACAGCGTATCCAGGATGCGCTTTCGAGAATGACAGTGGAAGAAAAAGTAGCTATGCTGCACGCCCAGTCAAAATTCAGTTCGCCAGGCGTTCCAAGACTGGGAATTCCGGAATTCTGGACCACAGACGGTCCTCATGGGGTACGTCCGGAAGTAATGTGGGATGAATGGGATCAGGCGGGATGGACGAATGACTCCATTATTGCCTATCCTGCTTTGACAGCTCTTTCTGCGACCTGGAACAAAAAAATGTCCTGGAATTATGGAAAAGCTCTGGGAGAGGAAGCCCGTTACAGAAAAAAAGATATTCTTCTGGGACCTGGTGTCAACATTTACAGGACACCTCTGAATGGGAGAAATTTTGAATATATGGGTGAAGATCCTTATTTAACTTCAAAAATGGTGGTGCCATATATTAAAGGGGTACAATCCAACGGTGTGGCTACTTCTGTGAAGCATTTTGCTTTGAACAATCAGGAGATGTTCCGTCATACGAGCAATGTGAATATTGACGACAGAACGCTGTATGAGATTTATCTTCCGCCTTTCAAAGCAGCGGTAACAGAAGGAGATTCATGGACGATCATGGGCGCTTATGATATGTATAAAAACCAGTATGCCAGCCAGAATCAATATCTTTTGAATGATATTCTGAAAAAAGAATGGGGTTATAAAGGAGTGGTGGTTTCCGACTGGGGAGCGGTGAATAATACAGAACAGGCAATCCACAACGGATTGGATCTTGAATTCGGAAGCTGGACAAACGGACTTTCTAAGGGAACGAAAAATGCATACGATAATTATTATCTTGCAAAACCTTATTTAGATCTTATTAAGGAAGGAAAAGTAGGAACGCAGGAACTTGACGACAAAGTAACAAGATTGCTTCGCTTGGCCTACAAAACTACGATGAACAGGAATAAACCTTTTGGAAATGTTGCTTCTGAAGAACATAAAGCAGTAGCAAAAGAAATCGGGGAAGAAGGAATTGTACTGCTGAAAAATCAAGGAAACGTACTTCCTATTGATATTAATAAAGCCAAAAAAATTGCCGTGATCGGTGAGAATGCCATCAAGATAATGACCGTTGGTGGAGGTTCTTCTTCTTTAAAAGTAAAATACGAAACGCTTCCATTGGACGGAATCAAATCCAGATTTGGAAAACAGGCTGATGTACAATATGCCAGAGGTTATGTAGGCGACATTGGTGGAGAATACAATGGGGTAAAATCCGGACAGAACTTAAAAGACGACCGCTCTGCAGCTGAATTACTGAACGAAGCCGTAACATTGGCCAAAAATTCTGATTATGTGATCTTCGTAGGAGGTCTGAACAAAGCAGATTTCCAGGACAGTGAAGGTAACGACAGAAAAAGCTACGGACTGCCTTACAATCAGGACAATGTGATCTCCGCATTAGCGAAAGCAAATAAAAATCTTGCCGTAGTTCTGGTTTCAGGAAATGCTGTAGCAATGCCTTGGATCAAAGAGGTTCCTACTGTTCTTCAGTCATGGTACCTTGGTTCTGAAGCTGGAAATTCTATTGCTTCTGTATTGGCTGGCGATGCGAATCCTTCTGGAAAACTTCCATTTACTTTCCCTGTGAAGCTGGAAGATAATGCCGCCCATCAGTTGGGAGAATATCCGGGACAGAAAGATGAACTGGCAGCGGGAAAAGGAAAAGATCAGAAAAACCCGATCAATATTACGTATAACGAAGGTGTTTTCGTAGGCTACCGTTGGCATGATACAAAAAAGATCAAACCTCTGTTCAGTTTCGGACATGGTTTGAGCTACACAACATTTGAATTTGGAAAAGCTTCTGCTGATAAAACAGTGATGTCTCAGGACGATAAAATCACATTTACCGTAACTGTAAAAAATACAGGGAAGAAAGCAGGTGCTGAAGTTGCTCAACTTTACATCAGTGACATCAAAGCTTCTGTACCACGCCCTGCAAAGGAACTGAAAGGTTTTGAAAAAGTATATTTAAACCCCGGCGAGCAGAAGGAAGTCACTTTCACGCTTGATAAAACAGCATTGAGCTATTTTGATGCTGATAAACATGATTGGGTTGCCGAGCCTGGAGACTTTGAGGCATTGATCGGGAATTCTTCGGATGCGATTAAAACGAAAGTTAAGTTTACGTTGAAATAG
- a CDS encoding MFS transporter produces the protein MSTRKNLILILASVGTFVEALDIAIINLTIPSIQEQFHIGAETVQWLQTLYVLFFGGFLIIGGKLSDQIGRKKIFLIGAFIFMLTSLGAGLSQSFEVLAIFRALQGLGAAFIMPSALSIVTNTFRGEQERNRAIGIFSSFAAIGSGSGLSVGGIISTYLSWHWVFLINVPILLLTLIFAYQYLPTDEKSEPGQKTDFISGILLVLGLLSLTYGTHELVHIKENPFMIMGSLVISVLLLAAVFIRLKSVAQPLIDLQLFKHKSLMISNAVFFTLGAFFIGFLFLISLMLQKDMGYSAASAGLMLVPFSIMSALAAKFVLPYISKRLSSSQMGVFGWSFMLAGALSLLIAVYTGHPLTVVLLGAACISGIGMTFCFTALSVMGIQDVEPSHYGVASSLSSTSYFLGAGIGLSFITLMSQIFPSEYAVGDLSLIILVGYALLALVMLLYFIVKSLKTRQTAIAVS, from the coding sequence ATGAGTACAAGGAAGAATTTAATATTAATATTAGCATCGGTAGGAACTTTTGTAGAGGCTTTGGATATTGCCATTATTAATTTAACGATTCCTTCCATTCAGGAACAGTTTCATATCGGAGCAGAAACCGTACAGTGGCTGCAGACCCTGTATGTGCTTTTTTTTGGAGGCTTTCTGATCATCGGTGGAAAACTTTCCGACCAGATCGGGCGCAAGAAAATATTCCTTATCGGAGCTTTTATTTTTATGCTCACCTCTTTAGGTGCAGGACTTTCCCAGAGTTTTGAAGTTTTAGCCATATTTCGTGCCCTTCAGGGGTTGGGAGCCGCATTCATTATGCCTTCTGCGCTATCTATTGTCACCAATACTTTCAGGGGGGAGCAGGAACGTAACCGTGCCATTGGAATTTTCAGCTCATTTGCTGCGATTGGTTCGGGAAGCGGACTTTCAGTAGGAGGCATTATCAGTACTTATCTGAGCTGGCATTGGGTGTTCCTGATCAATGTTCCTATTCTTTTACTTACTTTGATCTTTGCTTATCAGTATCTGCCTACAGATGAAAAAAGTGAACCTGGACAGAAAACTGATTTTATATCTGGAATATTGTTGGTTTTAGGACTTTTAAGTCTGACCTACGGAACTCATGAGCTTGTTCATATCAAAGAAAATCCTTTCATGATTATGGGTTCTCTTGTTATTTCTGTTCTTCTTTTAGCTGCAGTATTTATAAGATTGAAATCTGTAGCTCAACCTCTAATCGATTTGCAATTATTTAAACATAAATCTTTGATGATTTCCAATGCAGTTTTCTTCACATTAGGAGCATTTTTCATAGGATTTTTATTTCTTATCTCATTAATGCTTCAGAAAGATATGGGATACAGTGCGGCATCTGCGGGATTAATGTTGGTGCCATTCAGTATCATGTCGGCGCTGGCTGCAAAATTTGTACTGCCCTACATTTCCAAAAGATTAAGTTCTTCCCAGATGGGTGTTTTCGGTTGGAGTTTTATGCTGGCAGGAGCCTTATCTTTACTGATAGCGGTTTACACAGGACATCCGCTAACGGTAGTACTATTGGGAGCTGCATGTATCTCCGGAATTGGCATGACGTTCTGTTTTACCGCGCTGTCTGTGATGGGAATTCAGGATGTAGAGCCTTCACATTATGGCGTTGCATCAAGTTTAAGCTCTACCAGTTATTTCCTCGGAGCAGGAATTGGACTTTCGTTCATAACTTTAATGAGCCAGATCTTTCCGTCAGAATATGCTGTAGGAGATTTAAGTCTGATTATCTTGGTTGGATATGCTTTACTTGCTCTTGTAATGTTGCTGTATTTTATTGTTAAAAGCTTAAAAACCAGACAAACGGCAATAGCTGTTTCATAA
- the metQ gene encoding methionine ABC transporter substrate-binding lipoprotein MetQ — MKKIKIISLLTAGLLLFNACSGKKNNPNHIVVGITYGPELEIAETAKKVAKEKYNLDVELIPFNDYVVPNEALNNGDIEANAFQHVPYLNEQSKQRGYKLAVVGNTFVYPIVAYSKKIRTISQLQNGSTIVIPNDPTNEGRSLLLLQKNGLLKLKEGTGLLPKVTDITENPKQLKILEIEAPQLPRVLDDKEVVIAIINNNFASQAGLDPAKQSVFSEDKDSPYINVIVATHDNKNSDKVKNFVKAYQSDEVAKKAAEIFKGGAVKGWENHE; from the coding sequence ATGAAAAAGATAAAAATCATAAGCCTTTTGACGGCTGGACTTCTCCTATTCAATGCATGTTCGGGAAAGAAAAATAATCCGAATCATATTGTAGTAGGAATTACCTACGGTCCCGAACTGGAAATTGCTGAAACAGCAAAAAAAGTAGCTAAAGAAAAATATAACCTTGATGTGGAACTGATTCCGTTCAATGATTATGTAGTTCCTAATGAAGCTTTGAATAACGGCGATATTGAAGCTAATGCTTTCCAGCACGTTCCTTATCTGAATGAGCAGTCGAAGCAGCGAGGCTATAAACTGGCTGTGGTAGGAAATACGTTTGTCTACCCTATCGTTGCCTACTCAAAGAAGATCAGAACTATCAGCCAGCTGCAGAACGGAAGTACAATTGTGATTCCGAATGACCCTACCAATGAGGGCAGGTCATTGCTTCTGCTTCAGAAAAACGGACTTTTAAAATTAAAAGAAGGAACCGGACTATTACCGAAAGTCACAGATATCACAGAAAATCCAAAACAACTAAAAATTCTGGAAATTGAAGCTCCTCAACTGCCAAGAGTTCTGGATGATAAAGAGGTTGTTATAGCCATCATCAACAATAATTTTGCATCACAGGCAGGATTAGATCCTGCTAAACAGAGTGTTTTCAGCGAGGATAAAGACTCTCCATACATCAACGTCATTGTTGCAACCCATGACAATAAAAATTCAGATAAAGTAAAAAACTTTGTCAAAGCCTACCAGTCTGATGAAGTGGCTAAAAAAGCGGCGGAGATCTTCAAAGGCGGCGCGGTGAAAGGATGGGAAAATCATGAGTAA
- a CDS encoding HNH endonuclease — protein sequence MKIKSNYPINEEAFSDLQKLSEEYEIIDSIEIQENDSNNKRVLKGSKEKECRFCKKHFPEVNFRNVSHTIPEFLGNKSLTSDFECDNCNKYFSAYENELANFLLPLNTLSSTKNKNNKTPKFKNKLEIH from the coding sequence ATGAAAATAAAATCTAACTATCCTATAAACGAGGAAGCTTTTTCTGATTTACAAAAATTAAGTGAAGAGTATGAAATTATTGATTCTATTGAGATTCAGGAGAATGATTCGAATAATAAAAGAGTTTTAAAAGGTTCGAAAGAAAAAGAATGTAGATTTTGTAAGAAACATTTTCCTGAAGTTAACTTTAGAAATGTATCTCATACAATTCCTGAATTTTTAGGTAACAAAAGTTTAACTTCAGATTTCGAATGTGATAATTGTAACAAATATTTTTCTGCATATGAAAATGAACTTGCTAACTTTTTATTACCATTAAATACTCTTTCAAGTACTAAAAATAAAAATAACAAGACACCTAAATTTAAAAATAAACTAGAGATACATTAA
- a CDS encoding methionine ABC transporter ATP-binding protein gives MIEIKNISKTFHQKKQSFKALDQVSLSVEKGDIVGIIGFSGAGKSTLIRTVNLLERPDEGQIIINDKDFTKLGSKQLASERKKIGMIFQHFNLLSSRTVFDNVALSLELDHVSKEEIKRKVNELLKIVGLEDKANDYPKSLSGGQKQRVAIARALANDPYLLLCDEATSALDPATTQSILQLLRDINQRLGITILLITHEMEVIKAVCNHVAVIDKGKLLAKGTLSEIISDKENPVIRQFINSDIMTIPQELNKRLQKEPQNGLFPLVEIELNENISVEKLLSTLYEQYKIPYRLLKADVEYLGSSNFGKLLLQLQGETEENQKVIYYFNQNKIQNTVKGYA, from the coding sequence ATGATAGAGATCAAAAACATTTCAAAAACATTTCATCAAAAAAAGCAGTCCTTCAAGGCACTGGATCAGGTGAGCCTCAGTGTCGAAAAGGGAGATATTGTAGGGATCATCGGATTTTCAGGAGCCGGAAAAAGTACGCTGATCCGCACGGTAAATCTTCTGGAAAGACCTGATGAAGGCCAGATCATCATCAATGATAAAGATTTCACTAAGCTAGGTTCAAAGCAACTGGCCAGTGAACGAAAAAAAATCGGGATGATTTTCCAGCATTTTAATCTGCTTTCATCAAGAACTGTTTTTGATAATGTTGCACTTTCACTGGAACTGGATCATGTCAGCAAGGAAGAGATCAAAAGAAAAGTGAATGAACTGCTGAAAATTGTAGGGTTGGAAGACAAGGCCAATGATTATCCCAAAAGTCTTTCCGGCGGGCAGAAACAGAGAGTAGCCATTGCCAGGGCATTAGCTAATGATCCGTACCTCCTTCTCTGTGATGAAGCTACCAGCGCACTGGATCCGGCAACCACACAGTCGATCCTGCAGCTTTTACGGGACATTAATCAGAGATTAGGCATCACCATTCTTCTGATTACCCACGAGATGGAAGTCATCAAGGCGGTTTGTAATCATGTAGCGGTTATAGATAAAGGAAAATTACTAGCAAAAGGAACATTAAGCGAGATCATTTCGGATAAAGAAAATCCAGTGATCCGCCAATTTATAAATTCAGATATCATGACTATACCTCAGGAACTTAATAAGAGGCTGCAGAAAGAACCACAAAACGGGTTATTTCCGCTTGTTGAAATAGAACTTAACGAAAATATAAGTGTTGAAAAACTGCTTTCTACGCTGTATGAACAATATAAAATACCTTACCGACTGCTGAAAGCGGATGTAGAATATCTGGGCAGCTCAAACTTTGGAAAACTGTTGCTGCAGCTGCAGGGAGAAACCGAGGAAAACCAGAAGGTCATCTATTATTTTAACCAGAATAAGATTCAAAATACAGTAAAAGGATATGCTTAG
- a CDS encoding metallophosphoesterase, with protein sequence MKKDRHYNVGSLYFSKMKIQIISDLHQEFGSADLFFDQSDVVVLAGDINLGTKGIDWIKLKIKNKPVIYVLGNHEYHKGSYPKTLNKIKAEAEDSNIFVLENDAVDIDGIRFHGATLWTDFSIFGDPLYHGMICQPIMNDYKKIKRDPSYSKMRTLDTFKIHQFSKLWLKESLENSKGLKNIVVTHHAPSIQSVPEHYKEDPVTSAYAFNLEDFIAEHQPLYWIHGHIHTPCRYSIGATEIICNPHGYIDEKYNGYEKELIIEV encoded by the coding sequence ATGAAAAAGGATCGGCATTATAACGTCGGTTCTCTTTATTTTAGCAAAATGAAAATACAGATCATCAGCGACCTTCACCAGGAATTTGGATCTGCTGATTTATTTTTTGATCAGTCAGATGTTGTTGTATTGGCAGGAGATATTAATCTGGGAACAAAAGGAATTGACTGGATCAAGTTGAAAATCAAGAACAAACCGGTTATCTATGTTTTAGGAAACCATGAATATCATAAAGGTTCCTACCCGAAAACCTTAAATAAGATCAAGGCTGAAGCTGAAGACTCAAATATTTTTGTCCTTGAAAATGATGCTGTAGATATTGACGGAATCCGTTTTCATGGAGCCACGCTTTGGACGGACTTTTCTATTTTCGGAGATCCTTTATATCACGGAATGATTTGTCAGCCAATAATGAATGATTATAAAAAAATTAAACGGGATCCTTCTTATTCAAAGATGAGGACTCTTGATACGTTTAAAATACATCAATTCTCAAAGCTTTGGTTAAAAGAAAGTCTTGAAAACTCTAAAGGCTTAAAGAATATTGTTGTTACCCATCACGCACCCAGCATTCAGTCTGTTCCGGAACACTACAAAGAAGATCCCGTGACTTCCGCTTATGCATTCAATCTGGAAGATTTCATTGCAGAACATCAGCCGCTGTACTGGATTCACGGGCATATCCATACGCCGTGCAGATACAGCATCGGCGCAACCGAAATTATCTGTAATCCTCATGGCTATATTGATGAGAAATACAACGGTTATGAAAAAGAACTGATCATTGAAGTGTAA
- a CDS encoding Fic family protein: protein MKPPYTITNKILILVSSISEKIGEINANHLYKPTAELRKKNRIKTIQSSLEIEGNTLTEEQITALLDNKRIIAPLKDIQEVQNAIEVYDHLKQFNPANIKDLEKAHAVLMKDLIDNAGKLRTSNVGIVKGSKVEHVAPSGTMIKGLMNDLFQYLKNDPDLILIKSCVFHYEFEFIHPFLDGNGRMGRLWQTLILMQQYPVFEYLPVESLIKKNQKEYYNKLSESDKKGNSTPFVEFMLGIILKALQEVLQSQSINLTTKDRILIFKEKVKNEKFSRKDYLQHFKNISAPTASRDLKWAAEQKILEKYGEQRLTEYQFIS from the coding sequence TTGAAACCGCCATATACTATTACCAATAAGATCTTAATATTAGTTTCTTCTATATCTGAAAAGATTGGAGAAATTAATGCGAATCATCTTTATAAGCCAACAGCGGAATTGCGGAAGAAGAACCGTATTAAAACGATTCAGTCTTCGTTGGAAATTGAAGGAAATACACTGACTGAAGAACAGATAACTGCATTACTGGACAATAAACGGATTATTGCACCATTAAAAGATATTCAGGAAGTACAGAACGCCATTGAAGTATATGATCACTTAAAGCAGTTTAATCCTGCTAATATTAAAGATCTCGAAAAAGCTCATGCTGTTTTAATGAAAGATCTGATAGATAATGCCGGAAAATTAAGGACTTCCAATGTAGGAATAGTCAAAGGTTCTAAAGTGGAACATGTTGCTCCATCAGGCACCATGATCAAAGGGCTGATGAATGATCTTTTTCAATACCTGAAAAATGATCCTGATCTTATCTTAATAAAAAGCTGTGTTTTTCACTATGAATTTGAATTTATCCATCCTTTCTTGGATGGTAACGGAAGAATGGGAAGATTATGGCAAACTCTTATTTTGATGCAGCAATATCCCGTATTTGAATATCTCCCGGTAGAAAGTCTTATTAAAAAGAATCAAAAGGAATATTACAATAAACTTTCAGAATCTGATAAAAAAGGAAATTCTACTCCTTTTGTTGAATTTATGTTGGGGATTATTTTAAAAGCTCTTCAGGAGGTTTTGCAATCTCAGAGTATCAATTTAACGACAAAAGACAGGATATTGATTTTTAAGGAAAAAGTAAAGAATGAAAAGTTCAGCAGGAAAGATTATCTCCAACATTTCAAAAATATTTCAGCACCTACAGCCAGCAGGGATTTAAAATGGGCTGCCGAACAGAAAATTTTAGAAAAATATGGTGAACAAAGATTGACTGAATATCAGTTCATAAGTTAG
- a CDS encoding EamA family transporter: MNTSKNSWLVPLAFINIYVIWGITFLAISFGLRGFPPFILSGFRFLAAGFLMIGWLLAKGEKENSLLNWKKNAITGILILTGGTGLVAWGEQYVSASEAAITIATGPFWFIAIDKKNWKYYFSDKFIPIGLIIGFVGLILFLNGSVSSTAHAAVDGNLRITAFIVLALSSVAWVLGSLYSKKNPASQSTFMNIAQQLITAGIASFIIAAFRKEWHGFSFSNVPASAWVGVLFLVFFGSIVAYLSYIWLLSVKPAALVSTHTYINPIVTVFAGWIVAGQTINGSQLYGLSIILLGVLLTNVTKYFRLSKRSKVKIRRLKRFFNKSVRPYQPI; encoded by the coding sequence ATGAATACTTCAAAAAACAGCTGGCTGGTGCCGCTAGCATTTATCAATATTTACGTGATCTGGGGAATTACATTTCTTGCGATTTCGTTTGGTCTGAGAGGATTTCCTCCTTTTATTCTTTCCGGATTCCGCTTTCTGGCGGCAGGATTTCTGATGATTGGATGGCTTCTGGCCAAAGGTGAAAAAGAAAACTCCCTGCTCAACTGGAAAAAAAATGCGATTACCGGAATCCTCATTCTTACGGGTGGAACCGGTCTTGTAGCCTGGGGTGAACAATATGTATCGGCATCTGAAGCAGCCATTACTATTGCAACAGGCCCATTCTGGTTCATAGCCATTGATAAGAAAAACTGGAAGTATTATTTCTCAGATAAATTTATACCAATAGGACTGATCATTGGGTTTGTAGGATTAATATTATTTCTAAACGGAAGTGTTTCCAGTACAGCTCATGCAGCAGTTGACGGGAACTTACGGATCACAGCATTCATTGTACTGGCATTAAGTTCTGTAGCCTGGGTTCTGGGATCTTTATATTCAAAGAAAAATCCGGCCTCGCAGTCTACATTTATGAATATTGCACAGCAGCTTATCACAGCGGGTATTGCTTCCTTTATTATTGCTGCATTCAGAAAAGAATGGCACGGTTTTTCATTCTCGAATGTTCCGGCATCGGCATGGGTAGGTGTATTGTTCCTAGTATTCTTCGGATCAATCGTCGCTTACTTATCTTATATATGGCTGCTTTCTGTAAAACCGGCAGCTTTGGTAAGTACCCATACCTACATCAACCCAATTGTTACTGTATTTGCAGGATGGATCGTGGCGGGACAGACCATTAACGGAAGTCAGCTGTATGGATTATCCATTATATTATTGGGAGTACTTCTTACGAATGTGACGAAATATTTCAGGCTTTCAAAACGCTCGAAAGTGAAAATAAGAAGGCTGAAACGGTTTTTCAATAAGTCGGTAAGGCCGTACCAGCCCATTTAA
- a CDS encoding Lrp/AsnC family transcriptional regulator, translated as MTAEQYTPDEKDLSILRLLQKDAKMSVRDISARINLSPTPTHERIKRMEKLGIIKEYTAIVDRKKVNKGMMVICMIALNVHNKKTAGKFIEEVGKLKEVVEFYNISGDFDFMLKILAPNMDDFHEFFVNKLSEIEGIGQTKSIFVMNSIKESAQIL; from the coding sequence ATGACTGCCGAACAATATACCCCCGACGAAAAAGACCTTTCAATCCTGCGTTTGCTTCAAAAAGATGCCAAAATGAGCGTCCGTGATATTTCAGCAAGGATCAATTTAAGTCCAACTCCCACACACGAACGCATCAAGCGAATGGAAAAACTGGGAATCATCAAGGAATATACCGCAATAGTAGACCGTAAAAAGGTAAACAAAGGTATGATGGTGATCTGTATGATCGCATTAAATGTTCACAACAAAAAAACCGCCGGAAAATTCATCGAGGAAGTTGGAAAGTTGAAAGAAGTAGTAGAATTTTATAACATCAGTGGGGATTTTGATTTTATGCTGAAGATCCTTGCTCCTAATATGGATGATTTTCATGAATTTTTTGTCAATAAGCTTTCTGAAATTGAGGGCATTGGGCAGACAAAGAGTATTTTTGTGATGAACAGCATTAAAGAAAGTGCCCAGATTTTGTGA
- a CDS encoding DUF2652 domain-containing protein, whose translation MKNPNIHEGIILIPDFSGFTEFVFNTKLYTGEYIVRQLLSTLIDMNDQYFDISEIEGDAILFYRYDNNPSYQTISTMLWKMRNAFNQKIKELSKELSMSIDMSLKFIVHYGKFSQYTIGSFKKLYGKTVVEAHQMLKNEFAENPSYALFSNSFLENSESEESEINTQKYHLPEGGMIHYFEKAN comes from the coding sequence ATGAAGAATCCAAATATACATGAGGGTATTATTCTTATTCCTGATTTCAGCGGGTTTACAGAATTCGTGTTCAATACAAAACTTTATACAGGAGAATATATTGTAAGACAACTACTTTCTACGCTGATCGATATGAATGATCAATATTTTGATATTTCAGAGATCGAGGGCGATGCCATTTTATTTTACAGATACGACAATAACCCATCTTATCAGACTATTTCAACGATGCTCTGGAAAATGCGGAATGCTTTTAACCAAAAAATTAAGGAATTAAGTAAAGAGTTAAGTATGTCCATAGACATGTCACTGAAATTTATTGTTCACTATGGAAAATTTTCACAGTATACAATCGGAAGTTTTAAAAAGCTTTATGGTAAAACAGTAGTGGAAGCCCATCAGATGCTGAAGAATGAATTTGCAGAAAACCCCTCTTATGCTCTTTTTAGTAATTCTTTTTTAGAAAACAGCGAAAGTGAAGAATCAGAAATTAATACACAGAAATATCATCTTCCTGAGGGTGGGATGATCCATTATTTCGAGAAAGCGAACTAG
- the metI gene encoding methionine ABC transporter permease MetI, which translates to MLSDSVISLLGKGLWETIYMTFVSGFFGFVLGLPVGILLFLTRKGQLLENTAYYRITSILVNIFRSIPFIILIVWMIPFTRVIIGTSIGMNAALVPLSVGAAPFIARLVENSLLEVPHGLIETARALGASPLQIIQKVLLPEALPSLINNAAITLITLVGYSAMGGALGAGGLGQIGYQYGYIGYDAVIMNVVLILLVALVFIIQFAGDRLAKKFDHR; encoded by the coding sequence ATGCTTAGTGATTCGGTAATTTCTCTTTTAGGAAAGGGGCTTTGGGAAACAATTTATATGACATTTGTTTCCGGTTTTTTTGGATTTGTTTTGGGACTTCCGGTGGGAATTCTATTGTTTTTAACGAGAAAAGGACAGCTGCTGGAAAATACAGCTTATTACAGGATTACCTCTATTCTGGTTAATATTTTCCGTTCTATTCCTTTTATTATTTTAATTGTCTGGATGATTCCTTTTACAAGGGTGATTATAGGAACTTCAATCGGAATGAATGCAGCATTGGTTCCGTTGAGCGTTGGAGCAGCTCCGTTTATTGCCAGACTGGTAGAAAACAGTCTTCTTGAGGTTCCTCATGGCCTGATCGAAACGGCCAGAGCTTTAGGAGCATCACCTTTACAGATTATTCAAAAAGTACTGCTTCCGGAAGCACTTCCTTCTTTAATTAATAATGCTGCGATCACTCTGATCACTTTAGTGGGTTATTCTGCTATGGGTGGAGCATTGGGAGCAGGCGGACTGGGACAGATCGGTTACCAATACGGATATATTGGTTACGATGCTGTGATTATGAATGTGGTCTTGATACTGTTGGTTGCATTGGTATTTATCATTCAGTTTGCGGGAGACCGATTGGCAAAAAAGTTTGATCATCGGTAA